The Streptomyces sp. 11x1 genomic sequence CGGCTCGCCGTCGACGGACTGACCAGCACCGGCAACGGCAAGCGGGACGCCTGGGGTTCCGACGGAACCTACGGCTCCGCCGGGGTGGACGGTGCCGCCGACGCGGACGCCCGGCTCACGCGGGCGGACGGGCCACTCGGCACCCTCGACGCCCTCATCGGCCTGAGCAGCGTCAAGCACCAGGTACGTACGCTGGTCAACCTGACCCGTCTGGCCCAGCGCCGGGCCAAGCTCGGCATGCCCGCCCCGCCGATGGGCCGTCACCTCGTGTTCGCGGGCCCTCCCGGTACCGGCAAGACCACCGTGGCCCGACTCTACGGGGCGGTCCTCGCCGAACTCGGCGCACTGCGTTCGGGACACCTCGTCGAGGTCTCGCGGGCCGACCTGGTGGCGCAGGTCATCGGCGGCACCGCCATCAAGGCCACCGAGGCGTTCAACCGCGCCCTGGGCGGCGTACTGTTCATCGACGAGGCTTACACCCTGCTTTCCGACAGCCGTGGCTCCGGCGCCGACTTCGGAAGGGAAGCGGTCGACACCCTCCTCAAGCTCATGGAGGACCATCGCGACGACGTGGTGGTCGTCGCCGCCGGGTACTCCGCCGAGATGGAGGCGTTCCTGACCTCCAATCCCGGTCTGGCCTCGCGTTTCTCCCGGACTGTGGAATTCGAGAACTACGCGGTGCCCGAACTGGTGGCGATCGTCGAGAGCATGTGTTCCGGGCACCAGTACGTGCTCGACGACACCACGCGCAAGGCCCTTGCCGTGCACTTCGAGCGCATGCCCAGGGATGCGACCTTCGGCAACGGCCGCGCCGCCCGCCAGGTGTTCGAGGGGATGGTGGACCGCCAGGCGTCCCGCCTGGCCACGCTGACGGACATGACCGACCAGGACCTCCAACTGCTCCTCCCCGAGGACATCGGGGAGGAAGCCGCACGCGCGGCCGCCGACGGGGCAGGCGAAGGCCCGGACGGTGACCCGTTGGCCCGCCTGGGCGACCTGGTGGGCCTGGCAGCCGTCAAACGCGACGTCACCGATCTGGTCAACCTGCTGTCCGTCACCCGCCAGCGGGAAGCCGCGGGGCTGCCCGCGCCGCGCATCAGCCACCACCTGGTCTTCACCGGGCCGCCGGGCACCGGAAAGACCACGGTGGCGCGGCTCTACGGCGAACTGCTCCTCTCGCTGGGCGTGCTGCCGCGGGGCCAGCTCGTCGAGGTGGCGCGTGCCGACCTCGTCGGCCGGTACGTCGGTCACACGGCGCAGCTGACCCGGGCGGTATTCGAACGGGCCCTGGGAGGCGTGCTGTTCGTCGACGAGGCCTACGCCCTGACCCCCACCGGAGCGGGTGCCGGGTCGGACTTCGGGCAGGAGGCGGTGGACACCCTGCTGAAGCTCATGGAGGACCACCGGGACGAGGTCGTGGTCATCGTCGCCGGCTACACCGCGGAGATGGAGCGCTTCCTGTCCTCCAACCCGGGCCTTTCCTCGCGCTTCTCCCGGCGGGTGGAGTTCGCCGACTACTCCTCGGACGAACTGGTCACCATCGTGCGGCAGCACGCGGCCGCCGCCGGGTACGAGTGCGGGCCGGGCACGGGCCAGGTGCTGCGCTCGTACTTCGAGTCGCTTCCGCGTGACCGCTCCTTCGGCAACGCGCGGCTCGCCAGACAGGTTTTGGAGGGAATGATGACACGTCAGGCCGGTCGGCTGAGCACGATGGCAGCCCCTGGGCTGGAGGACCTGCGGCTGCTGCTTCCCCAGGACGCGGTGCCGGGTAGGGCGGTGTCCGAATGACCCGAACCGCAGGATGGCCCGGCCTTCCGCCCCGGCCCGGGAGCGGCGCCGGTGGCGGTGGCGGTGGCGGCCACAACATCACGCGCCGCCAGAGGCGCCGTCACGCGCTGCCGGTCCTCGTCAGCCTTCTGTCCGCGTCCACGATGGTGGTCGGGCCGATGGCCGCGGTCGGTGCGGCGTCCGGGGACCCCATACGGCTGCCGGTGATGCCGTCCCGGCTGGCGGCCGGGGCCGCCTGTACCGGCGCCTCCGACACGGTGGCCAAGGCCATGCCCTGGGAGCAGCAGAACCTGCAGCTGACCAGAACACGGGAGTTCGGTACGGGCGCCGGGGTGACGGTGGCCGTCGTCGACACCGGGGTCTCGCTCCTGGCACCCACCCTGGCGGGCCGGGTCACCGCGGTCGGTGAGGCGGGGGAGGACTGCGTGGGCCACGGTACGTTCGTGGCCGGGTTGATAGCCGCCGCCCCCGTGAAGGGCGTCGATTTCGCCGGAGCGGCCCGGCAGGCACGCATCGTGGCCGTGCGCGGCACGGACAAGCGCGGGACGGCGACGGACACCACGGTCGCAGCCGGCATCCGGGCGGCGGTGGACGCCGGGGCCCGGGTCATCGCGGTGTCCCCGGCGCTGACACGCGATTCCGCCACCCTCAGGAGCGCCGTTTCCTACGCCGCCGGCCACGACGCCCTGATCGTGGCCGCCGCGGCTCCCGACGCCTCACGCGACAGCACGTCCTCCGCCCCGCCGCCCGCCGACTACTGGCCGGCGGCCGCAACCGGTGTGCTGTCCGTCGTCGACGTCGACGTGCAGGGCCGAAGGCCGCAGGGCGCGTTCACACCGAGGCATGCCGACGTCGCCGCACCGGGCGACGGCGTCCTCGGCATCGGTCCCCGGGGGCGGGGCCACTTCATCGGTTCCGGACCGTCACTCGCCGCCGGTTACGCCGCCGCGACAGCCGCCCTGGTGCGGTCCGCCCACCCCGGCCTGACCGCCGCCGGGACAGCACGCCGACTGATCACCACCGCGTACCCGGCGGACGTACCACAGCTCGACCCCTACGGGGCTGTCACCTCCGTGCCGGGTGCGTCTCGCGACCGGGCCGCGAGGGCCGACGGTTCCCGGCCGGTGCGTCTGGAGAGGGACGAGGCGGGCGCCCGTGCGACGCATCGTGCCCTGATGGTGGCGGGGGCGGGCGGCGGCCTGGTTCTGGTGGTCGCCTGGGCCGCTGTTGCCGCCCCGAAGGGCCGCGCCCGCCGGTGGCGCCCGGCCGGGAACGGGGCGTCGCCGCCTGCCTGAACTGGTTGGCCACCGCCACTGCCACCGTCGTCGGGCCGAGCCATTTCCCGCTCGGGGCTTCCCCGACTTGCTGCATCGTTGCTGTGGGGCGGGGATGTGCCGGTGGGGCCGCGGCGTCGCCATCCGTCCGGGACGGACGGCGACGCCGCGGCCGGTCGAGGGGCCCTGCCCGGGCGCCCCTCGCCGGGCCGGGCGTCATTCCTTGCCCTGGCCCTCCCCGGTCGGCTCGTCCAGCAGCGCGGTCTGCATGAGGACGGCCTTGCGGCGGGCGATGTACTGTGCCCGGCCGGGCGGCAGGTTGCGCGGCTTGATGTTGCCGAACAGGTACCCCTCCGAGGGCGGGCAGGACATCAGCAGTCCTGGCGTGTTGACCTCGTCCAGGCGCCTGAGCAACTGGTCGTTCAGGCCCCTCCCCGCTCCGGTCGCGGACCGTGTCACCACCAGGTGCAGCCCCACCTCGTGACCCAGGGCCAGATGGTCGAACAACGGGTCGAAGGGGTGGCCGACGGCGAGGCCGCCGCCGACCATGT encodes the following:
- a CDS encoding right-handed parallel beta-helix repeat-containing protein produces the protein MRVSRQVLRVSPEGSDGFRTIGEALARARSGAVVSVAPGTYGENLTITTPVTIVAEQARGSVQISPRRGSALVLRAEAVMLTDLVLRGRDEELPVIDAPRGQVAMDGCEVIGSAWTALVARAAGSLALRDCRVSNPVGAGVVVTSTVESSVESCTIEHLGTSGVVIGESGRMTLRGCTVRDARGNGVLANGEAQGSVEECDISSTDKPAVALEGNSTMRVLRTVVHDTSTGVQLASRARTELEDVRVTGTTGVGIVVSGGSDPVVRRCRTARTKGHGLLVTERSRGTYEDCWLDAAQAPALRVSGHASPVLVGLTVRDCAATAVLLEEDSAAELDRLDATDALGSGISIRTGANPLVRRARINAPRGHGVEVLKDGRGRLEDCTVERAGRCGVRAEDDGNVYIGGGAVLAPAAAGVSIGADGIMTVRDLEITEAEESGVVVEGGGEVTATRLRVAGSGRHGVLVADGGRGSFNSCEISGSTEDGLCVESTDPVSVVNCTVRDNGGGGLVQSRPGERLAVDGLTSTGNGKRDAWGSDGTYGSAGVDGAADADARLTRADGPLGTLDALIGLSSVKHQVRTLVNLTRLAQRRAKLGMPAPPMGRHLVFAGPPGTGKTTVARLYGAVLAELGALRSGHLVEVSRADLVAQVIGGTAIKATEAFNRALGGVLFIDEAYTLLSDSRGSGADFGREAVDTLLKLMEDHRDDVVVVAAGYSAEMEAFLTSNPGLASRFSRTVEFENYAVPELVAIVESMCSGHQYVLDDTTRKALAVHFERMPRDATFGNGRAARQVFEGMVDRQASRLATLTDMTDQDLQLLLPEDIGEEAARAAADGAGEGPDGDPLARLGDLVGLAAVKRDVTDLVNLLSVTRQREAAGLPAPRISHHLVFTGPPGTGKTTVARLYGELLLSLGVLPRGQLVEVARADLVGRYVGHTAQLTRAVFERALGGVLFVDEAYALTPTGAGAGSDFGQEAVDTLLKLMEDHRDEVVVIVAGYTAEMERFLSSNPGLSSRFSRRVEFADYSSDELVTIVRQHAAAAGYECGPGTGQVLRSYFESLPRDRSFGNARLARQVLEGMMTRQAGRLSTMAAPGLEDLRLLLPQDAVPGRAVSE
- a CDS encoding S8 family serine peptidase, translated to MTRTAGWPGLPPRPGSGAGGGGGGGHNITRRQRRRHALPVLVSLLSASTMVVGPMAAVGAASGDPIRLPVMPSRLAAGAACTGASDTVAKAMPWEQQNLQLTRTREFGTGAGVTVAVVDTGVSLLAPTLAGRVTAVGEAGEDCVGHGTFVAGLIAAAPVKGVDFAGAARQARIVAVRGTDKRGTATDTTVAAGIRAAVDAGARVIAVSPALTRDSATLRSAVSYAAGHDALIVAAAAPDASRDSTSSAPPPADYWPAAATGVLSVVDVDVQGRRPQGAFTPRHADVAAPGDGVLGIGPRGRGHFIGSGPSLAAGYAAATAALVRSAHPGLTAAGTARRLITTAYPADVPQLDPYGAVTSVPGASRDRAARADGSRPVRLERDEAGARATHRALMVAGAGGGLVLVVAWAAVAAPKGRARRWRPAGNGASPPA